TGAACCAGCTCAACCGCGCCGCGCCAAGTTCGATACCGCCGCATTGCTGCTCGATTGCGTTGCGGATCACTCGCCGCTCGCCTGCCACAAGGGCATCGATCTCGGCGCTGCGATCGCCCCGCGTGCGATGATCTGGGGAGACGAAGAGGAAATCCGTACATTATTCGCCAATCTGATCGAGAACGCGCTCACCTACAGCGCGGCGGGCGGCAAGGTGGATGTCACGCTCCGGCATACGGAGGCAGGATTTTCAGCCGAGATACTCGATGCCGGTCCCGGCCTGCCCCCGGGAGCCGAGGCGCATGTTTTCGAGCGATTCTACCGCGCCGCGCCGCAGGCAGCGGAGGGTTCGGGGCTGGGCCTCGCTATTGCCCGCCGCATCGCCGAACGCCACGGTTTCGGCCTTGAGGTGAGGAACCGCGCGGATGGCGCAAGCGGGGTCCTGGCCCGGGTAACCATGCCGGATTGCCCGACCTAAGTTTCTCCTAAGTCTGCTCCGGCACAACAGACCTCAAGCGTCCGGCGCGAAGCCCGGCGCTCTGGTTGGAACCTTATCTGGAGAATGAACATGAAACTTTCAAATCCCGTCCGCGCACTTGGCGCGATGGCGATACTGGCGGCGTTCGTCGCTCCTGCCCTCGCCTATACCGGCCAGGACCTGGCTGGCGGTGCCAAAATCAGCCTCGATGCCGCGAAGGCAACCGCCCTCAAGGCCCAGCCCGGCACGGTGGCCGATCAGGAACTTGAGAAGGAGTCCGGCGGCAGCGGATTGCGCTACTCTTTCGACATCAAGAACGGCGCGGTCACGCATGAAGTCGGCATTGGTGCCGTAACCGGCGCGGTGCTGGAGAACAGCGCCGAAGGTCCGAACGCGGACTGACCCGTCCATCCCGTCGTTGCCGGCCCGCTCCATCGCGCATGGGGCGGGCGCTTCATGCACAGGACAAGAAAATGACCGATACGTTGAAACAGGGCCTGACCAAAGTGCCGGAAATCGCTCTGGGATTCTGGATCATCAAAATTCTGGCGACGACCCTTGGCGAGACCGGTGGCGATGCCGTCACCATGTCGATGCATCTGGGCTATGCCGTCGGTACGCTGATTTTTCTGGCGGTGTTCGTGGCCGCGGTCATCGCGCAAATTCGCGCCACTCGCTTTAACCCTTATCTCTACTGGCTGACCATTGTGGCCACCACGACGGTTGGCACGACCATGGCCGACTTCGCCGACCGTTCGCTCGGCATCGGCTATGCGGGCGGGACGTCGATTTTGATTCTGCTGTTGGGGGCCTCACTCGCCATCTGGCACGGGGTGGAGGGCAGCGTATCAGTGAACACGGTGGCGACGCCGCGCACGGAGGCCTTCTACTGGGTCACCATCCTGTTCTCGCAGACGCTGGGTACAGCGCTCGGCGATTGGATGGCGGACACGAACGGCCTCGGCTTTGGCGGTGGCGCGCTGGTGTTCGGTGCGGTCATCGCGGTGACGGCGGCAGGGTATTATTTTACCCGCATCTCTCACGTCGCGCTGTTCTGGGCGGCATTCATCTTCACCCGCCCGCTCGGCGCGACGGTTGGCGACCTGCTGGACAAGCCTCTTGCGCTCGGCGGATTGGACCTGAGCCGCGTAGGGGCCTCTACTGTGCTGACGGTCGCCATTATCCTGCTCATTCTTGTTCTGCCCCAGCGGCCAGGGCGGCATCCGGCGGTGCAACGCGCGAACTGACCGCCAGGTTGACCGAGAATGACCGTACCGTTCCAATTCGGGCCGGCCATGGCCGGGCCACGGTTTTCCAGCCGTGCCGCCGGCAGGGCGGCTTTTGAGGTCCCCAGCGCGGCGTTCACGTTCTGAAGCTCACCGCCCATCGTGGCCAGCGGCGTCAAATGTTCACTCGTCTCGACGACGACCGTCCCGCTCCACACGGGCCGCGCCGTTGCAGTTCCCGACAGCACCACCCCGGACCGCCAAAGCCGCAGAATGAGCCGTTGATCCACCGGCACATGGCCACCTGTCGGTATCAGCATGATCGACAGGCAGATTTACCGCGTAACGCCGCATATCGGTCGCATGGGCCATGGCGATATGCAGACTTCCAGCGGCGAGCAGTGCGGCAAGGGACACCCCTGCCAACCCACGGGCCTCGACGTTGGTGTTGGCGTACCGCAGATAGACAATCCCAAGCAGGGCAGTCCAAACCGTACCGAATGCCAGACCGGCTATCACATCCGATAGCCAGTGCGCACCAAGATAGAGGCGGGAAAACGCGATGGCGCCAACCAGGGCGATTGCGGCGAGCGTCACCGCCACGCGGGCGCGGGTGCCGACCTCACGGCAGATCAGCACCACCAGAGATCCGAACAGGGCCGTGCTCACGGTCGCGTGGCTGCTCGGGAAGGAATAGGCGTTCCATCCGTCATAAAGCGCCCCCGGCCTTGATTGGTGCACGGTCACCTTCAGCAGCAGGGCAAACGCACTGGCGCCGCCCACGGACGCCAGCGCGTAAAATGCCGCGCGCCAGGCCCTCTGCCAGACCAGCCAGGCCAGCGCTGCCAGGGTGACGGGGATAATCACCGCGGCATCGCCCAACTCCGTGACTGCCACCATGGCCTGATCCACCACCGGCACGCGCAGCGCCTGCAGCAGATGAAACACCGCCCGGTCAACACGCACCAACGGGCCGCCGGACACAACATCCTGCACCACCCCGAGAAACAGCCACAACCCGCCGATCAGGGCGAGACCAAGCACCAAAAGCCCCGGCACGTCCGGCCGATCCGGGTCGATCAGCGAGCGCACCAGCCGGCGCCGCCAGTCGTCATCCCCGGCAGCGGCCCATTGTCGCATGAGCCCCCGCAGCCGTGCCGCCCGGAGCCGTGCCGCCCGGAGCGTCAGCCAGATTACCAACCCAGCCGCCACTGCCAGAAGCGACATCAGCACCACAAGACGGGCGGCAATCGCATGGATATCCGTCAACACTGCGCCAGCGCGGTGGCGACGTCGAAAATACCGGAGATGAAAACGGTCATGTGCCGGAAAGCGACATGGTTTCGGTTCAGACGCCGAACCGGCGGTCGCGGCGCTGGAAGGCGCGGATGGCGCGGAGGTAGTCGATCCGGCGCATCACCGGCCAGTTCACGTCACAGAAATACAGTTCGCTGTGTACGCTCTGCCAGAGCATGAAGCCTGAGAGCCGGACCTCGCCGCTGGTGCGGATGATCAGGTCGGGGTCGGGCATGTCAGCGAGGTAGAGATGCCGCCGGATCGCCTCCGGGCTGATGTGGGAGGCCGTTTGCGCCGTGGACAATCCCTGTTCCGCACAATGAGCCACCAAGGCCCGCACCGCGTCGGCGATCTCCTCGCGCCCGCCATAGCCGATGGCCAGCGTGACGGTGATCTGGTCATTGCCTTTGGTCGCGGCTTCGGCAGCGTCGATGGCTTCAACCAACGCCGGAGGCAGGAGGTCAAGCCGGCCCATGGCGGCGATATGCACACCCCGGCTGTGAATGTGCGGGTCCGCCGCGAGGGCGCGCATCTTGGCTTCAACCGCGCCGAAAATGCCGCCGATCTCGGTCTCCGGTCGGCGCAGATTGTCGGGTGAAAATACCCAGAGCGTGACCCTGCGCACGCCGAGTTCAACGCTCCAGGCCAGAATATCGTCGAGTTTGGCGGCACCAAGGCGATAGATTGCCTCCGGGTCCCGCAGGCCGCTCTCCCGCGCGTGACGGCGGTTGCCGTCGAGGATGATGCCAATATGTCCGGGAATTGGCAAAGCCTGCACCTGTCGCCCAAGCTGGCGCTCATAGATGCCATAGACCAACCCCCAGAGAGGCCCCGAAATCAACCGCACCCCACGCCTCAACCCGGCCAACCCGCCCGGCCGCGGTTTCAGAGCGGATTGGCTCTCTTGCCCGGCCGTGTGCGATAGAGACGTTTCCTTCATGCTCCCGTTCTGCCGACCCCGTTGAGCGGACGACCGTACACAAACCTGCCAGCTTAGCCCATACGGCCCGAGGACAGATTTCGATCCACCCGTTTCCACCGGCTGAAGAATGAACACGACGTTTTCAGATCCGGTCCGGGCGTTATGTCGCGGTGACGATTCTGGCGACGGTTGCTGCACCTGCCCTGCCGCATAATAGTCGCTCGCCGGGATTCCCGGGGAGCAGGGGCGTGGGCACCGATAACGCCTTTCAAAAACAGTCGTAGCGTTCGGAGAACACCGACAGAATCTGGTCGCAGAAACGCGCGGCGGCGACCGGCAGGGTGCGGCCTTTCAACTGTCCCACATACAACACCCCGTCAGGGACATCGCGCGGATCGATCGAACGCCGGACCAGATCGGGTGTGTCGACCGAGGGCAATCCCAGCGGTATCTGCAACGTAACGATGTTTTCCGCCACCGCATAATGGCGAAGAAATTCGAAGCTGTCCGATTCGACGACCGGTTGAAGCTTCTGTGAACTCCGTCGCGTCGCCGTCTCGAGCAGGTGCCTCACCCCATATGTGGCGATTGGAAGAGCGATGGGAAACCGCAGGCAGTCGCGAAGGCGGAGCATACCAGCGCTCACGAGCGGATGCTCCGGGTGCAGCACTGCTTCAACTCGTTGGCGCACCGCCAACAGCAACTGGAGATCGGACATCCGGACCGGCTCGAATACCAGCGCGATATCGGCCTCCCGCGTGGTCAGCGCCTGCTCCGCCGCTTCGCGGTCGCGAACATAGACGCTGAACGTAACGCCCGGGTGGGCGCGGCGATAGACCGAAATCTGCTCGGGAAGAAAATAGGGCAACATGGCCTGGCTGCACGCGATCGCGACATGGCCGCGCCTTTCTCCGGAAAGGTCGGCGATCATTCCCTTCACCCGTTCCATATCGCCCAACTGCTGGCGGATATGATGGAGCAGAATTTCGCCCGCGGCAGAGAGTCTCACGCCGCCGGGGAGACGCTCGAAGATCGGCACCCCCAGATCCTTTTCCATGGCAAGGATGCGGCGGTTGAGCGCGGTAGAGTTTATCGACAGATTTTCCGCGGCCTTTCGAATGGAACCTGCGGTTGCAACAACTTCGATATAACGAAGCGGAAGAAGATGGCGCATCCTGTGCCTCCGGCTGGCGTGGTGCAATTTCTGCAGCGCCCTAGGGGTGAATTAGCAGTATGCAGCAGCGCCCACAAGCACCATCATGCCGACCGTTCACAATATTAGTGGACACCTCGTAAACAGATAATCACCGAAATCCCGCAGTTAAGTGCAAAGGTAAGTTCCCTTGTCACATAAAGAGTATACCGCCGGCCAGATATCGGAGCATGAAGGTCTCAGTACATTCAAATTGGGAATGGTATGGGCCGGTTTTCCATTCATAATAGCCATTACGATTACGGGATCGGTATTTGCCAGCAAGTCAAGTCTGTTGACTGCGGTTTCAGCAATTGGAATCGGCAGCTTGATTATGTTTGTCTATGTCGGCTTGCTCGGTGAAATCGGGTGGAGAGAACGTCGATCTTTCTCCCAGATCGCC
This sequence is a window from Acidiphilium acidophilum. Protein-coding genes within it:
- a CDS encoding LysR family transcriptional regulator is translated as MRHLLPLRYIEVVATAGSIRKAAENLSINSTALNRRILAMEKDLGVPIFERLPGGVRLSAAGEILLHHIRQQLGDMERVKGMIADLSGERRGHVAIACSQAMLPYFLPEQISVYRRAHPGVTFSVYVRDREAAEQALTTREADIALVFEPVRMSDLQLLLAVRQRVEAVLHPEHPLVSAGMLRLRDCLRFPIALPIATYGVRHLLETATRRSSQKLQPVVESDSFEFLRHYAVAENIVTLQIPLGLPSVDTPDLVRRSIDPRDVPDGVLYVGQLKGRTLPVAAARFCDQILSVFSERYDCF
- the uppS gene encoding polyprenyl diphosphate synthase, whose product is MRLISGPLWGLVYGIYERQLGRQVQALPIPGHIGIILDGNRRHARESGLRDPEAIYRLGAAKLDDILAWSVELGVRRVTLWVFSPDNLRRPETEIGGIFGAVEAKMRALAADPHIHSRGVHIAAMGRLDLLPPALVEAIDAAEAATKGNDQITVTLAIGYGGREEIADAVRALVAHCAEQGLSTAQTASHISPEAIRRHLYLADMPDPDLIIRTSGEVRLSGFMLWQSVHSELYFCDVNWPVMRRIDYLRAIRAFQRRDRRFGV
- a CDS encoding phosphatase PAP2 family protein; translated protein: MTDIHAIAARLVVLMSLLAVAAGLVIWLTLRAARLRAARLRGLMRQWAAAGDDDWRRRLVRSLIDPDRPDVPGLLVLGLALIGGLWLFLGVVQDVVSGGPLVRVDRAVFHLLQALRVPVVDQAMVAVTELGDAAVIIPVTLAALAWLVWQRAWRAAFYALASVGGASAFALLLKVTVHQSRPGALYDGWNAYSFPSSHATVSTALFGSLVVLICREVGTRARVAVTLAAIALVGAIAFSRLYLGAHWLSDVIAGLAFGTVWTALLGIVYLRYANTNVEARGLAGVSLAALLAAGSLHIAMAHATDMRRYAVNLPVDHADTDRWPCAGGSTAHSAALAVRGGAVGNCNGAARVERDGRRRDE
- a CDS encoding COG4705 family protein → MTDTLKQGLTKVPEIALGFWIIKILATTLGETGGDAVTMSMHLGYAVGTLIFLAVFVAAVIAQIRATRFNPYLYWLTIVATTTVGTTMADFADRSLGIGYAGGTSILILLLGASLAIWHGVEGSVSVNTVATPRTEAFYWVTILFSQTLGTALGDWMADTNGLGFGGGALVFGAVIAVTAAGYYFTRISHVALFWAAFIFTRPLGATVGDLLDKPLALGGLDLSRVGASTVLTVAIILLILVLPQRPGRHPAVQRAN
- a CDS encoding PepSY domain-containing protein, whose amino-acid sequence is MKLSNPVRALGAMAILAAFVAPALAYTGQDLAGGAKISLDAAKATALKAQPGTVADQELEKESGGSGLRYSFDIKNGAVTHEVGIGAVTGAVLENSAEGPNAD